One window from the genome of Drosophila albomicans strain 15112-1751.03 chromosome 2L, ASM965048v2, whole genome shotgun sequence encodes:
- the LOC117564552 gene encoding mucin-5AC isoform X2, translated as MEFSTQRQSLYWLLGLCLFLFKTECIDAQSKRASRLTNSRSFGTNVKPTSTNGINFDCPEEFGYYPHPTDCTQYYVCVFGGALLESCTGGLMYSHELQTCDWPRNVGCELVDSGTSASSTDVGSAPRNKVQQQQHQQHVPSRIRFGAAFTSPGSTQKAATVPPQYHRSPPQIIQAQVQHIPPPPELRVPPNPIVTSRGQPKTLLESQEEIAKLYTEAEESLPPVEEEESDRQQRVYRGQPSTVSQVQRDRDGIIHQASINAIPNHGKIGSYTFGSAYSESLNNDITIEPELPHNRLDLDRRRKRRSVIGLAITTPAEIQNDSNISSEVMESDSSTNTNLGSDSNNSQEHFDEAAPTINHVQKFSSKYSIKKYDYNQKEIEFGDEDEDADSDYEQLNDDRNDTDIAESKRRPRQLRPFSHASLKWPTNNYRSIDSPSAHQLNTQKNGYTFGHYNPYLTPPNQQTSPNHNYNELSQNLGYKAYPQQQHQHQQQQQQHQQQAPNYPYAQKPTLVYTGYNLSLPPPPIEDDFRPIPGNYYGAASSTSSRPSVGYQEQSQNSDLLPYLIQQLKELKERRKQIQTENFAYFHLDNQPIAPTQLAVHTTTPRTSIEYYSTSKPPQQVTPIGHYAQYSTMGGFYNNNNNNNKAEQAPNHSSYPVKLISQYSIGQGQELQSTTESNYFQYNIIANQKMKGVYNTAKLNQIEHAAVKVRPPVTPLQVTPNFNIVSAPDLSNNKQVNLHPIPFRNISNLPVGITYASNTTLPESYQTFTKSMSSTALPKLESPISLATPKPHLTNFQFNINEFMANLKASDLASLSPAVNPLIKYFKQVSNDGSGNVRNALILRRPVTSTASVTTTRSPQKTRPIVASEPVLATTLATTRIVKGYESFDNSIRMHKSKENVTSTTPLPRLKNSGSRTTTTDTPVEFYDEDYDDGVDEDILPPSQMPPYMPMSETMAPPRPQVTTDRTTTSMPEKQQLQTGFMQATTTRRPFPHFAQHNQPIPGAGVPAFISFPSDIFQELKQRLPQLQGKPSSANQNIRVHLTSTTTTTTTTTPAPAKIRHTVRPQRTRGQQKWQAHIVDTSVVTERSQNQTNQGAANGKASISSGSLGGQHLNSIHSSSNVDRQRDIEYQQQQQPQQQPQQEQPQQYQPTVRQQQQQQQQSTYRPLEILTTSTPTQRPHYSNQPALSYNTDYDDTDVNAQIEQDSVYDHPTRTPQRAEEVTIQTLDGRAIASTTSSPAVTHDARNYYDAFTTENMSYEEPDFSYSSSAEYAHNSQEDYYHSEHDSEATVRQNKPSKSVNTGDYYLIANDVAESTTQFKVGPTKKYTTTPPTPALKSTLKSFPVTSRSTSKTTTITTQTTTKPPVKTTTLQPSSYKTHANKSIKQNVIIKLKTTTPPPPRSTHTPSSTTTTTSTTTSTTMPSPTYSSNPFLKSQLQVLAKSLVSAVSENIENQKSNNTQNTLTQNRPTVPFYQISEKWLLVGDSANSSTRELPETIYDESQNVQVQTAEIPTSRAVETSTSPKFLDFINAAAYGSSNSVRPPTAKPIKPIYSKEATYSSNNFETDEPISVEQNQNKRIQNFVLSDIKPQSFRAIAKSRAESYPGELLDSSSTRRPNNVYQYSLQSGSHGFSLKAEQSLNKENESIYQVDNNERLQKTDTTTTTTPKTTTTTTIPTPTTKHLPPTLAYTNTESYEDIVPTTYAPLRVWRNGRPTIKQALSTKQAIMTTASERELASIITTSIPTKAAIISTSSTERVTSGQSFTARANLFKDNLSRVTSNPSMRFVSPYKSLESLLHDERLPQNSLRATTRSRSGNGSPPFLQTTPKSNKNPLFMSLPQKNSSQTIIATLTTGNARNFSISDAILSTFSPQNPVPTVSTVGREAPIARSTTPTSSINISTITDTVLKSTISTLVTSSPIQVTETPVRPRGRSRYTAATVNYNLDSVDEPTTYAPKFKIPKNSDLRSSAPNPYPRRKVQRSRVANSLRQTQGGPTAKSQEKYESFKATQQAKEVVKNYQAILITSEPTNKPKSNPIENETHYQNSPRAEALIAQRPFEAKHGNDIELSVNTEPSPLNNDISSSTEIVIITDRPPVKFLYSNKYRQQTAERTLAESLQNAGYIKTANGRTKFRTTNVLEQLQQFLAASDSDESGSPQFVDENAAPEVTATIDEIKQINSSEKTSVPMRSTTALPALLHSTTRAPHLTSKPYPSKLFSPSSTMIILSTEPTIRQQSNISTPEVSSAPSTPTTTTTTTTIATSSEPIFAPPTPTTRVSRVNNAIKSSIAAAAAQSSSPGSTSTAYQMPGGRVSKFQYAIAPNNNNNQHQYNNNGAVATAAVSVKCSDSTLSAKCNEIPSRTNNRNRGSTIYTNQDRDAAAPPNRGTHPPRTRPTLKPSGTIVSKAQEFVDIYRYPASRPDPIYPQPTPDKTAAKCRKDVCLLPDCYCGGKDIPGELPVESIPQIVLLTFDDSVNDLNKQLYTDLFEKGRVNPNGCPITATFYVSHEWTDYSQVQNLYADGHEMASHTVSHSFGEQFSQKKWTREIAGQREILAAYGGVKLSDVRGMRAPFLSVGGNKMYKMLYDSNFTYDSSMPVYENRPPSWPYTLDYKIFHDCMIPPCPTRSYPGVWQVPMVMWQDLNGGRCSMGDACSNPSDAEGVTKMIMKNFERHYTTNRAPFGLFYHAAWFTQPHHKEGFIKFLDNINAMQDVWIITNWQALQWVRDPTPTSRINSFQPFQCDYSDRPKRCNNPKVCNLWHKSGVRYMKTCQPCPDIYPWTGKSGIRSSRIDNEVEEPQP; from the exons ATGGAGTTTTCAACACAGCGTCAAAGCTTATACTGGCTTCTGGGATTATGTCTTTTCTTATTCAAAACAG AATGTATTGATGCTCAAAGCAAACGCGCTTCACGCCTAACCAATTCACGCAGCTTTGGAACCAATGTTAAGCCAACCAGCACAAATGGTATTAACTTTGATTGTCCCGAAGAATTCGGATACTACCCGCACCCAACTGACTGCACACAATATTATGTCTGTGTATTCGGTGGCGCACTCCTGGAAAGCTGCACTGGGGGTCTTATGTATTCACATGAGCTGCAGACCTGCGACTGGCCCCGAAACGTGGGTTGTGAATTAGTGGATAGTGGGACGTCAGCGAGCTCGACAGATGTTGGTAGCGCCCCACGTAACAAagtacagcagcagcaacatcaacaacacgTTCCTAGCCGCATTCGTTTTGGAGCCGCATTTACTAGCCCAGGCTCGACCCAAAAGGCAGCCACAGTGCCACCACAATATCATCGCTCGCCGCCACAGATAATTCAGGCCCAAGTTCAGCATATACCACCGCCACCAGAATTGCGTGTGCCGCCAAATCCTATAGTCACGTCTCGTGGGCAACCGAAGACGCTTTTGGAGTCTCAAGAAGAAATAGCCAAG CTCTACACCGAGGCAGAGGAATCACTACCACCCGTTGAGGAGGAGGAAAGCGATCGACAACAGCGTGTTTATCGTGGCCAACCGAGTACTGTTAGCCAAGTTCAACGGGATCGCGACGGAATAATACACCAGGCCAGCATAAATGCCATACCAAATCATGGGAAAATTGGGTCATATACTTTTGGCTCTGCTTACAG CGAAAGCTTGAACAACGACATAACAATTGAACCTGAACTGCCACATAATCGACTTGATCTAGACAGGAGACGCAAACGACGCAGTGTTATTGGACTAGCGATAACTACGCCAGCGGAAATCCAAAACGATTCAAATATTTCTAGTGAGGTTATGGAGTCAGACAGCAGCACTAACACTAATTTGGGCAGTGACTCAAATAACTCTCAAGAACATTTCGATGAGGCTGCCCCAACTATAAATCACGTACAAAAATTTTCATcgaaatatagtataaaaaaatatgattacaaccaaaaagaaattgagTTCGgtgacgaagacgaagacgcaGACTCTGATTATGAACAATTAAATGATGATAGGAATGATACTGACATTGCAGAATCAAAGCGACGACCTCGTCAGTTAAGACCTTTTTCGCATGCTTCTCTAAAATGGCCAACGAATAACTATCGATCCATTGACTCCCCATCTGCGCATCAATTGAATACACAGAAAAATGGTTATACATTTGGTCACTACAATCCGTACCTTACTCCGCCCAATCAACAAACGTCTCCCAACCACAATTATAACGAATTAAGCCAGAACCTTGGCTATAAGGCTTacccacagcagcagcatcagcatcagcaacaacaacaacaacatcagcagcaagccCCGAACTACCCATACGCTCAAAAGCCAACATTAGTGTATACAGGCTATAACTTGTCATTGCCACCGCCTCCGATAGAAGATGACTTTCGACCCATTCCTGGCAACTACTATGGTGCAGCTAGCTCAACTAGTTCGAGACCATCAGTAGGTTATCAGGAGCAATCGCAAAATAGCGATTTGCTGCCCTACCTAATACAACAGCTGAAAGAACTAAAAGAACGTCGTAAGCAAATTCAAACTGAAAATTTTGCCTACTTTCACTTGGACAACCAACCTATAGCCCCTACTCAGTTAGCAGTGCACACAACGACTCCACGAACATCTATAGAGTATTATTCCACATCTAAACCACCGCAACAAGTAACTCCGATAGGTCACTATGCCCAGTACAGTACAATGGGTGGAttttataacaacaacaacaacaataataaagcaGAGCAGGCACCAAACCATTCAAGCTATCCGGTCAAACTTATATCTCAGTATAGCATTGGCCAAGGCCAAGAGCTGCAAAGTACTACAGAAAGCAAttattttcagtataatataattgcaaatCAAAAGATGAAAGGTGTTTACAATACGGCCAAGCTGAATCAAATAGAGCATGCTGCGGTCAAGGTGCGACCACCAGTCACCCCACTGCAAGTCACTCCAAACTTTAACATTGTTTCAGCGCCCGATTTGTCTAACAACAAGCAGGTTAATCTCCATCCAATACCGTTTCGGAACATCTCAAATCTTCCAGTGGGTATCACTTATGCGTCCAATACAACTTTACCTGAGTCATATCAGACGTTTACGAAATCAATGAGTTCTACTGCGCTTCCGAAACTAGAGTCACCAATATCGTTGGCAACACCGAAGCCACACTtgacaaattttcaatttaacattaatgaatttatggCAAACCTAAAAGCAAGTGATCTAGCCAGTTTAAGTCCGGCAGTAAATCCATTAATCAAATACTTTAAACAGGTAAGCAATGATGGAAGTGGCAATGTGCGTAATGCTTTGATTCTTCGTCGGCCCGTAACCAGTACGGCATCAGTCACAACTACCCGATCCCCTCAGAAAACCAGACCAATCGTGGCCAGTGAGCCAGTACTCGCAACCACTTTAGCAACGACCCGCATTGTTAAAGGATATGAAAGCTTCGACAACAGCATAAGAATGCATAAATCAAAGGAAAATGTAACATCAACTACTCCCTTGCCCCGACTCAAAAATAGTGGCTCTAGAACAACTACTACGGACACACCTGTTGAGTTTTATGACGAGGACTATGATGATGGAGTTGATGAGGACATACTGCCACCATCACAAATGCCTCCTTATATGCCCATGTCCGAGACGATGGCTCCACCCCGCCCGCAAGTGACTACTGATAGAACGACTACTTCCATGCCAGAAAAACAACAGCTTCAGACAGGATTcatgcaagcaacaacaactcgtcGACCTTTTCCTCATTTTGCACAACACAACCAGCCTATTCCAGGTGCTGGAGTTCCAGCTTTCATCAGTTTTCCAAGCGACATATTCCAAGAACTGAAGCAACGACTACCCCAATTGCAAGGGAAACCCTCATCTGCCAACCAAAATATCCGTGTCCATTTGACTAGcactaccacaacaacaacgacaacaacacctGCTCCAGCTAAAATACGTCACACTGTGCGGCCGCAACGCACCCGCGGACAACAAAAGTGGCAAGCACACATTGTGGATACTTCAGTTGTAACAGAGCGCTCTCAAAATCAAACCAACCAAGGGGCTGCTAATGGCAAAGCTAGCATAAGCTCTGGTAGCTTGGGCGGTCAGCACTTAAACTCGATACACAGCTCCTCAAATGTGGATAGACAAAG GGATATTGAgtatcagcaacagcaacaaccacagcaacaaccacagcaggaACAACCTCAGCAATACCAGCCTACTGttcgccagcaacaacaacaacaacaacaatcgaccTATCGGCCCTTGGAGATACTAACAACTTCAACGCCAACACAAAGGCCACATTACAGTAATCAGCCTGCATTGAGCTACAACACGGACTACGATGATACCGATGTCAATGCGCAG ATTGAACAGGACAGTGTATATGATCATCCCACACGCACCCCGCAAAG GGCAGAGGAAGTGACCATTCAGACTCTAGATGGCCGGGCCATTGCATCGACAACTTCGAGTCCTGCAGTTACACATGATGCACGCAACTACTACGACGCATTTACCACGGAAAATATGAGCTATGAGGAGCCTGATTTTAGCTATTCCAGCTCAGCTGAGTATGCCCATAATTCGCAAGAAGACTACTATCATAGTGAGCACGACTCAGAAGCGACTGTGCGTCAAAACAAACCATCTAAATCAGTGAACACAGGCGACTATTATTTGATCGCCAATGATGTCGCAGAGTCGACAACACAATTTAAAGTTGGAccaactaaaaaatatacaacgaCGCCACCAACGCCAGCCTTAAAGTCGACCTTAAAGTCATTTCCGGTGACAAGCAGAAGTACAAGCAAAACTACCACAATAACCACACAAACCACTACAAAGCCCCCcgtgaaaacaacaacactgcAACCTTCAAG CTACAAAACGCATGCAAATAAAAGCATTAAGCAAAATGtcataatcaaattaaagacaaccacaccaccaccaccacgtTCCACACATACACCCAGTTCAACAACCACTACGACCTCGACCACTACAAGTACAACGATGCCATCCCCTACCTATAGTTCCAATCCCTTTCTCAAATCCCAGCTTCAAGTACTGGCTAAGTCTCTAGTTAGTGCTGTAAGTGAAAACatcgaaaaccaaaaaagcaATAATACACAGAATACCTTGACACAAAACCGACCTACAGTTCCATTCTATCAAATTAGCGAGAAGTGGTTGTTGGTAGGTGACAGTGCAAATAGTAGTACTCGTGAGCTTCCAGAGACCATTTATGACGAAAGCCAGAATGTGCAAGTGCAAACTGCAGAGATTCCAACCAGTCGTGCGGTTGAAACAAGCACTTCTCCCAAGTTCCTAGATTTCATCAATGCTGCGGCGTACGGATCCAGTAACTCAGTCCGGCCTCCAACAGCGAAGCCTATTAAACCAATATACTCTAAAGAGGCCACATATTCAAGCAATAATTTTGAAACAGACGAACCAATTTCCGTAgagcaaaatcaaaacaaacgtATACAAAACTTTGTACTCTCCGACATAAAGCCCCAGAGTTTTAGGGCAATAGCAAAAAGCAGAGCAGAATCATATCCAGGCGAATTATTGGATAGCTCAAGTACTAGAAGGCCTAACAATGTTTATCAATATAGCCTACAGAGCGGATCGCACGGATTTAGCTTGAAAGCGGAGCAATCAttgaataaagaaaatgaatcCATATATCAAGTTGACAATAATGAACGACTACAAAAgacagacacaacaacaactaccactcctaagacaacaacaactacgactaTACCAACTCCAACAACCAAACATTTACCCCCTACACTAGCATATACAAATACCGAGAGCTATGAGGACATAGTACCCACAACATATGCTCCGTTGCGAGTCTGGCGTAATGGTCGTCCAACTATTAAACAGGCCCTGAGTACCAAACAAGCAATAATGACCACAGCAAGCGAAAGAGAACTTGCTAGTATAATAACCACAAGTATCCCAACAAAAGCTGCGATTATCTCAACGTCAAGCACAGAGCGAGTCACTTCTGGACAAAGTTTTACGGCTCGTGCAAATCTTTTTAAGGACAACCTTAGTCGTGTAACCAGCAACCCTTCAATGCGATTTGTGTCACCTTACAAAAGTCTTGAGAGCCTACTCCATGATGAACGATTACCACAGAACAGTCTCAGAGCGACGACGAGATCACGTAGTGGAAATGGATCGCCACCGTTTCTCCAAACCACGCCgaagtcaaataaaaatcCACTTTTTATGAGCTTGCCTCAAAAGAACTCAAGCCAGACAATTATTGCTACCTTGACAACCGGAAATGCACGTAATTTTAGTATTAGTGATGCAATTCTCAGCACTTTTAGTCCCCAAAATCCTGTTCCAACAGTCAGTACTGTGGGCCGCGAAGCACCAATAGCCAGGAGTACTACTCCTACTTCATCAATTAATATTTCTACTATAACGGATACTGTattaaaatcaacaatttcCACGTTAGTGACATCATCTCCTATTCAAGTAACTGAAACTCCTGTGCGTCCCCGAGGACGGTCTCGATACACAGCAGCTACCGTAAACTATAATTTAGATAGCGTTGATGAGCCAACAACGTATGCtccaaaattcaaaatacccAAAAATTCGGATCTAAGAAGCTCAGCACCTAACCCATATCCTAGAAGAAAAGTTCAGAGGTCTCGAGTTGCAAACAGCCTGCGACAAACGCAGGGTGGCCCCACAGCGAAGTCTCAAGAGAAGTATGAAAGCTTCAAAGCGACTCAGCAGGCTAAAGAGGTAGTCAAAAACTATCAAGCCATACTAATTACTTCAGAACCAACGAATAAACCTAAAAGTAATCCTATTGAAAATGAGACCCATTATCAGAACTCACCTCGTGCTGAAGCATTAATTGCACAGCGCCCATTTGAAGCTAAGCATGGCAATGATATAGAACTAAGCGTCAACACAGAACCATCGCCTCTTAACAACGATATTTCTAGCTCGACGGAAATTGTGATTATTACCGATCGTCCTCCTGTCAAGTTTCTATACTCGAATAAGTATCGACAGCAAACGGCGGAACGTACACTGGCTGAAAGTCTGCAGAACGCTGGCTAtataaaaacagcaaatgGTCGCACAAAGTTTCGTACTACTAATGTATTGgaacaattgcaacaatttctTGCTGCTAGTGACAGTGATGAAAGTGGATCACCGCAGTTTGTCGATGAAAATGCTGCACCTGAGGTAACTGCTACCATTgatgaaattaaacaaatcaacaGCTCAGAGAAAACTTCAGTGCCTATGAGATCGACTACGGCATTGCCTGCACTGCTCCACTCCACTACTCGTGCTCCACATTTGACATCAAAACCATATCCCTCCAAATTATTCTCCCCCTCTTCCACGATGATCATATTAAGCACAGAACCGACCATAAGACAACAATCAAATATTAGCACCCCCGAAGTTAGTAGCGCACCTTCTActccaactacaacaacaaccacaaccacaattGCCACTTCCTCTGAACCTATATTTGCTCCACCTACTCCTACTACACGAGTTTCGAGGGTTAACAATGCCATAAAATCGTCgattgccgctgctgccgctcaATCATCTAGCCCAGGCTCTACCTCCACAGCCTATCAAATGCCAGGGGGTAGAGTTAGCAAATTCCAATATGCCATCGCccccaacaataacaacaaccaacatcaatacaacaacaatggcgcTGTCGCTACCGCTGCCGTCTCGGTGAAGTGCTCCGACAGCACACTGAGCGCCAAGTGCAACGAAATTCCCTCAAG AACCAATAATAGAAACCGCGGCAGTACTATATACACAAATCAGGATCGTGATGCCGCCGCACCGCCCAACAGAGGAACTCATCCACC GCGAACGCGTCCGACGCTTAAGCCCTCTGGCACAATAGTCTCAAAGGCTCAAGAGTTTGTAGACATTTATAGATATCCAGCATCAAGACCGGATCCTATTTATCCACAGCCTACGCCAGATAAAACTGCAGCGAAATGCCGCAAAGATGTATGTCTTTTGCCTGATTGCTATTGCGGTGGAAAGGATATACCTG GCGAACTTCCCGTTGAAAGCATACCTCAAATTGTACTATTGACCTTTGATGATTCTGTTAACGACCTCAATAAGCAATTGTATACGGATCTTTTTGAGAAGGGGCGCGTTAACCCCAATGGGTGTCCCATAACTGCCACATTCTACGTCTCTCATGAATGGACCGATTATAGCCAAGTACAAAATCTATACGCAGATGGACATGAAATGGCTTCACACACAGTTTC CCACAGCTTTGGCGAGCAATTCTCACAAAAGAAATGGACTCGGGAAATTGCTGGTCAGCGGGAAATCTTAGCGGCTTATGGTGGTGTAAAGCTTTCTGATGTACGTGGAATGCGTGCTCCTTTTCTTTCTGTCGGTGGTAACAAAATGTACAAGATGTTATACGATTCAAACTTTACATACGACTCATCAATGCCGGTATATGAGAATCGACCACCTTCCTGGCCATATACTTTGGACTACAAAATCTTTCATGATTGTATGATACCACCATGCCCAACTCGAAGCTATCCAGGTGTTTGGCAGGTACCCATGGTTATGTGGCAAGATTTGAATGGTGGACGCTGCTCTATGGGTGACGCCTGTTCGAATCCCAGTGATGCAGAGGGTGTAACAAAAATGATCATGAAGAATTTTGAACGACATTATACCACAAACAg gGCTCCCTTTGGATTGTTTTACCATGCCGCTTGGTTTACACAGCCGCATCACAAAGAAGGTTTCATTAAATTTCTCGACAACATTAATGCCATGCAAGACGTTTGGATCATAACTAATTGGCAAGCTCTACAATGGGTCCGAGACCCAACACCTACATCACGTATCAATTCGTTCCAGCCATTTCAATGCGACTACTCG GACCGGCCGAAGCGTTGCAACAATCCAAAAGTGTGCAACCTCTGGCATAAATCAGGCGTACGTTATATGAAAACATGTCAACCCTGTCCCGATATCTACCCGTGGACTGGCAAATCTGGTATCCGTTCATCACGCATTGACAACGAGGTTGAGGAGCCACAACCGTAA